GGATCCTTCCGAACCCATCAGCTGCACGCGCACTGTCAGGCCGGGGTAGGCGGCGGTGGTGGCGTGCAGTACGGCGAGGCCGCCGTTTTCGAACGTCACGGTGGCTACGGCTGTGTCCTCGACCTCGATCCGGTCGTGCGCCAGCCGTGCGGTGCGCGCGTGGATTTCCACTGGGCGCCCCATGAACCACAGCAGCAGGTCCACGGTGTGGACGCCCTGGTTCATCAGCGCCCCGCCGCCGTCCATGGACCAGGTGCCACGCCAGTCGCCGGAATCGTAATAGCCCTGGCTGCGGAACCAGGCGACTGACGCGATGGCGGAGGTGAGCCGGCCGAACCGCCCCTTGGCAACGGCGTCGGCCACTGCGACGCTGGCCTGGTCGAAGCGGTGCTGGCTGATCACGGAAGCAACAACCCCGTGCTCGGCGGCTGCCTGCGCGGCAGCCTCGATCTCCTGGGCTCGGCCGAGGTCCACGTCAAGAGGCTTTTCGATGACGACGTGCTTGCCGGCTGCGAGGACCTCAAGGCCCTGCTGGATGTGAAGTCCGCTGGGCGTGGCGAGTGCCATCAGATCGATGTCGTCGGCGGCGAAGGCCTCGGCGATCGTTGTGTAGACGGCAGGCCGCGGGCGTCCGCTCTTCTCGATGAATGCCGCGAGGGTTTCGGCGGCGTCCGGAATGGCATCGACGAGCGCGACGATTCTCGCCTCCGGAAATTCCTGCAGGGCGACGGCGTGGGTGCGTCCGATGACCCCGCACCCCGTGATGGCGACCTTCAGAGTGTCTTTCATGCTGTCTGGACTCCTGCTTCTGCGGCAACTTTTGCGAAGGCCCTGGCCGCGATGCCGAAGGCCGTGGGGCCGGAAAAACCTCCGAGGCCGTGCGCACCGGCGAGATGGGGTTCGAGGGAGGCAAATCCGGTGTACCCGTCCGCCTTGAGCGCTTCAACGGTGCGCAGCAAATCGCCGTCGCCCTCCCCTGCCGGCGTCACATGCCCGTTGGCGAAGTGAGCGTCCTTGACCTGCAGGTATTCCAGGTGCGGGCGAAGCTTTCGGTAGGCCTCGTCGAAGGGCTTCACTCCCACCTGCACGAAGTTGGCGGCGTCCCACGCCACCTTCAATGCCGGGGAGTTCACCGTCTCGATGATGTCCAGCACGCGGTCCGGAACATCCCCGAAGATGTCCTTTTCGTTTTCGTGCAACAGCACCACGCCTCCTTCCTCGGCGACGGCGGCCAAGGCGCGCATCCGCTCCATGACCTCGTCGCGGATGCTTTCCACCGGCACAGACCCGCCGTAATAGAAGGAGAAGATGCGGATGTATTTTGCGCCGAGCACCTTGGCTGCGTTGATCGCGCGGCGCAGCCGTTCCACCTCGTGTTCGACGGGGAGGCTGACATCGACTTTCCCGATCGGCGAGGCTATTGCCGAGACTTTCATGTCCTTCTCGGTAAGCAGATCTTTCAGCCGGCCCAGCTGTTCGTCGGAAAGATCCACGATGTTGGTACCCCAGGCGCTGCGAACCTCGATGTGGTTGGCGCCAAGCGCCTGCAGCACTGCAATCTGGACGGCGGGATCGTCGTCAATCTCATCCCCGAAACCAGACAGCAGCCACGGATTCTGAGTGTTCGAAACCATAGTTATTTCACTCCTCCGGCGGTCAGGCCGCCTACTAGATAGCGTTGGAAAATCAGGTACAGGATGACCACCGGCGCCGCGCAGACCAACGCCGCGGCCATCATCTGGCCGTAGTAGGGAATCGCCCCGCCTTCCTGCGAGGCGCCGAAGATCTGCAGGGCCACGGCGGCAGTCTGGCTTTCCGGCCGGGTCATGACTGACGCGAAAAGCACGTCGTTCCAGCCCAACAGGAACGCGAAGATGCCCGAGACGACGATGCCCGGCCAGCTCAGCGGCAGGACGATCCTGAACAGGACGCCGAGGTTGCTGGCGCCGTCGATGCGGGCCGCCTCCTCCAGTTCCTTGGGCAGGCCGCGCAGGTACGTGACCATGACCCAGGTGGAGAACGGCATCGCAAACGTCAGGTAGGTGACGAAGAGCCCCCACTGCGTCCCGATGACCTGGATGCCGAGGTAGGTTGACGCCGAGGAGAAGAGCACAAAGACCGGCAGCACCATCAGGGTTCCGGGCACCGACTGCAGGGCCAGCAGGCCGCGCAGGATGGTGAGCCTGCCGCGAAAGCTGTAGCGCACCAGGACGAAGGCCGTGGAGACCGACAGGGCCGCCGAGACGATGGCGGTGCTTCCCGCCACCAGCACGCTGTTTGCCAGGCCGGTGGCCAGGCCAACGCTGGTCCAGATGCTCGAATAGTTCTCGAATGTGACGCTCGAGGGCCAGAACTCGCCCCGGGCAACGCCGATATCCGAGTTCACGGAGGCCAGGAAGATGTACAGCACCGGAACGAGGACCAGGGCGCCGAGGAACACCAGGATGATGGCCAGCAGGGGACGGGGCAGCAGCCGGGTCACTTCATGCTGCCGGGTTGATCCCGGGCGAAATACGTCGGTGTCGGAGGAGCGGCGTGCTGTTGCGGCGGAAATGCTCATTTCTTTCCTCCAGGTGACTCGGCGTCGTCGAGTTTGACGGCACGCAGGTAGACGAACAGCGGGATGGCGATCAGCACGAGGGACACGAAAGCCATGGCCGCGCTGAGGCCGAAGCGGAAGCTCTGGAAACTTGTGACGTAGGTGAGGATCGGGAGCACCTCGACGTCGGACGGTGCCGGGACACCGAACAGCACATACGGAAGTGTGAAGTTGTTGATGTGGTGCAGCATGCCGATGAGGAACGCGAGCGCGAGCGGGTCCTTCAGGTAGGGGAAGACCACGTAGCGGAGCTTGTTCCACCAGAGGGCGCCGTCAAGCGCCGATGCCTCGTGTACCTCGTGGTCCACTGACTGCAGGCCGGAAAGGGCCAGCAGGTAGATGAAGGGCCAGGACGCCCAGATCTGGACGAGGATCAGCGTCCAAAAGGTCTGCGGGCCGTTGAGCCAGAGTCCGGTGTCGATGCCGGCCGCGCCCAGCGCCTGGTCGACGATACCGCCGGGCTGGAACATGGTGCGCCACACGGTGGCCACCACGAAGGAGGGCAGCACATACGGGATGAGGAAGATGGAGCGCACCACCGCGCGCCCCTTGAAGGCGTTCTGGGTGGCGACGGCGGCGGCGATGCCCAGTGGCAGTGTCACCATCATGGCAATCAGGGAGTAGCTGACACTCAGCCAGACTGCGTGCAGCAGCGGCGACGAACCGACCGCTTCAACGAAGTTCTCCACTCCGATAAAGGGCGAACTGATCCATTGACGCAGCGTGTACTGATCCAGGTTGAGCGTGGACATGTAGATGCCGAGCACCAGGGGAACGACGATGATGATCAGCATCAGCACCCCGCCCGGGATAAGCATCCAGAGCGGACGGTTGCGCTCGCTGATGCCCTTGCGGCGCCCCGTGGGGTCCTCGGCAGGGGGCGGGCCGGAGACTTCCGCCACTGGCCGGGCGGCCCGGGTTGCGGCGGACTCCGCCGCAACCCGGACTTCGTTGGAAGCGTCAGACATCGTGCTTATCCTTTGGAAGCGCGGTCCAGGGACGCCTGGCCCTTGGTCTGAGAATCCTTGATCCGTGATTCGAGACCAGCCTCGTCCAGGCTGCCCTTGGAGAGGTCAGGGATCGACTGCACGGTCACGTTCAGCAGTGCCAGCTGAATGTCGCCCCAGGCACCGGTAAACGGGGTGGCCTTGGACTTGGCTGCGGCATCGGCAATCGGCTTGAGCTTGGGGTCGGTCAGGCTCTTCAGTGCCTCCGCATTGGCCGGCAGGTCACCGAACGTCTTTTGGTAGTTCAGCTGCTCTTCCGTAGAGGTGATCAGCTTGATATAGGCAAAGGCGAGGTCCTTCTGCCTGGAGTAGTCGGCCACCACCAGGTTGTCGCCGGAGAGGATGCTGGCGGCGTTGGCACCGTCGCCCTTCGGGCTGGATTCGCCGGGAGCCGTGGTCGGCATCAAGGTATACGCATACTTCCCCGCCACCGCCGACTTGTCGAGCGTGGGGATTGAGCTCGACGTCGTCATCATCAGGTAGCCGGCCTTGCCGCTGGCAAACGCGGCAACGGCATTGCTGTTGCTCCAGCCGACCGAGGCCGGGTCGACAATTTTGTCGTTGGTCAGCCAGCCGAAGTAGGTTTCATAGGCCTTCTTGACCGTGGGGTCATCAAGTTTGAGGTTCTTGCCGTCCACCAGCGGATTGCCGGCCTGAACGGACATGGCCCAAATGAACTTCCAGGGATCAAAGTTGTCCTTGTACCCGGTGGCAAGGCCGAAGGTGCCGTCCTTGGTCATCTTCTTGGCCTGCACTGCCAGCTCGTCCCAGCTGGTGGCCGGCTTATCGATGCCGGCAGCCGCCAGCAGGTCCTTGTTGTAGGCCATCACGAACGGGCGGCTGACAAAAGGGATGCCGGCGAGGTGGTCCTTGTCCGGACCCGAAATACCCAAGGCCGCCTGGTTGAAGCGGTCCTTGCCGCCCACCTTCTTCCAGTCGTCGTCGGACAGGGTGACGAAGGCCTTCGTGGCGAAGGCAGTCGGCGTGAACGTCGTGCCGAGTCCGTAGATATCGGGCCCCTGGCCTGACACCACCGAGGTCTGGATGCGCGTGAGTTCGTCGTTGGCCGAGGCGAAGGTCTCGAACTTCACGTCGGCCCCGGTCTGTGCTTTGAACTTCGCGGCGATGTCGCTCTGCCACTGCTTCTGCTCTTCCGGGTACTGGCTGAGTACGCCGTTGAGGACGCTCAGTGTCTTTCCCTTTCCATCGACGGCTCCTCCGGAGTTGCCGGAACCGCCGGAGCTGTCGGAACCCGAACCGCACGCCGTCAGGGCAAGCGCGGCAGCTGTGATGAGTGCGGCGAGCCCTGTAGTCGATGCAAACTTCATTGTTTTCTCCTCTGGGACACCCGCAAGGCCACAACTTCCTGTGGCGCACATCACTGCGGGTGATTCGATCCCCAGTCTAAAAAGCGGCAACTCTAAAATGCAAGCGATTGCCATAAATTGCCATTTATGGTGAAATCGATTGGTAACTGACTGTGAAAGCACCAGCTACCCGGAGCAGACGCTCCCGTCCCGATAGTGAAAGGGTGTATCAATGCCTCCGGCCAAGAAGCATGAGCCAGGCGAGAAACAGGCGGCGTCCGGTGAAGGGGCAGCCGTCCAGCCGGGCCACACAGCGGACAAGGTGCCCACCATCCGCGATGTTGCCTTGCTCGCAGGTGTTGCCACGTCCACAGTTTCCCGCGCCCTGTCTAACCCCGACCGCGTCAACCGGCGTACTCGGGAACGCATCGAGCAGGTGGCCGCGCAACTGGACTACGTGCCCAGCTCGCAGGCCCGCGCCCTCAGCTCCGGACGCACGAATGTGGTCGCCGTGCTTGTGCCGGATGTGACCAACCCCTTCTATTTCGACATCATCCGCGGTACCCAGAACCAGCTCAAGGCTGCCGGCTACACGCAGCTGCTGGTGGATACCGAGGAATCTTCGGAAATGGAGCTTGATGCCCTGCAGAAAATGCGCAAGTCCGCTGACGGCTTCATCCTGGCGGCATCGCGCCTGACCGACGCCCAGCTGGCGGAGGTGTCAGGCACCCAGCCCCTTGTGACGATCAACCGCGCGTCGGCCAACGCCCCCACCGTGGTGATCGATACACCATCGGCCATCATCCAGGCTCTGGAGCACCTGGCGTCCCTGGGCCACCAGCGGGTCTGCTACGTCAGCGGCCCGCCGACGTCGTGGTCCAACTCCATGCGTTGGAAGGTCTTCGAAGAAGACTCACGCCAGCGGGGCCTGGAGACCAACCGGATCGGCCCATTCGTTCCGAAAACCACGTCCGGCGCGGCGGCGGCGGACGCGGCGGTGCGCACCGGCGCAACGGCGTGCATCGTATTTAACGACCTGCTCGCCATCGGGATGCTGCAGCGGCTCCGCGAACGTGGCATCCGCGTCCCCCAGGA
This genomic interval from Micrococcaceae bacterium Sec5.7 contains the following:
- a CDS encoding sugar ABC transporter permease; this encodes MSDASNEVRVAAESAATRAARPVAEVSGPPPAEDPTGRRKGISERNRPLWMLIPGGVLMLIIIVVPLVLGIYMSTLNLDQYTLRQWISSPFIGVENFVEAVGSSPLLHAVWLSVSYSLIAMMVTLPLGIAAAVATQNAFKGRAVVRSIFLIPYVLPSFVVATVWRTMFQPGGIVDQALGAAGIDTGLWLNGPQTFWTLILVQIWASWPFIYLLALSGLQSVDHEVHEASALDGALWWNKLRYVVFPYLKDPLALAFLIGMLHHINNFTLPYVLFGVPAPSDVEVLPILTYVTSFQSFRFGLSAAMAFVSLVLIAIPLFVYLRAVKLDDAESPGGKK
- a CDS encoding sugar phosphate isomerase/epimerase family protein, with protein sequence MVSNTQNPWLLSGFGDEIDDDPAVQIAVLQALGANHIEVRSAWGTNIVDLSDEQLGRLKDLLTEKDMKVSAIASPIGKVDVSLPVEHEVERLRRAINAAKVLGAKYIRIFSFYYGGSVPVESIRDEVMERMRALAAVAEEGGVVLLHENEKDIFGDVPDRVLDIIETVNSPALKVAWDAANFVQVGVKPFDEAYRKLRPHLEYLQVKDAHFANGHVTPAGEGDGDLLRTVEALKADGYTGFASLEPHLAGAHGLGGFSGPTAFGIAARAFAKVAAEAGVQTA
- a CDS encoding Gfo/Idh/MocA family oxidoreductase, which translates into the protein MKDTLKVAITGCGVIGRTHAVALQEFPEARIVALVDAIPDAAETLAAFIEKSGRPRPAVYTTIAEAFAADDIDLMALATPSGLHIQQGLEVLAAGKHVVIEKPLDVDLGRAQEIEAAAQAAAEHGVVASVISQHRFDQASVAVADAVAKGRFGRLTSAIASVAWFRSQGYYDSGDWRGTWSMDGGGALMNQGVHTVDLLLWFMGRPVEIHARTARLAHDRIEVEDTAVATVTFENGGLAVLHATTAAYPGLTVRVQLMGSEGSAVVDNDRLAYFHARVAGGESADMGLQGGGNQAEEELAKYPVEDYEAKDPTVYPAGHVRQYRDILGAIAEGRAPGVTVSDAVNALATVRAVYVSATLNEPVLFDDVLAGKYNDLEVRTGNTTTESV
- a CDS encoding LacI family DNA-binding transcriptional regulator; translated protein: MPPAKKHEPGEKQAASGEGAAVQPGHTADKVPTIRDVALLAGVATSTVSRALSNPDRVNRRTRERIEQVAAQLDYVPSSQARALSSGRTNVVAVLVPDVTNPFYFDIIRGTQNQLKAAGYTQLLVDTEESSEMELDALQKMRKSADGFILAASRLTDAQLAEVSGTQPLVTINRASANAPTVVIDTPSAIIQALEHLASLGHQRVCYVSGPPTSWSNSMRWKVFEEDSRQRGLETNRIGPFVPKTTSGAAAADAAVRTGATACIVFNDLLAIGMLQRLRERGIRVPQDISIVGCDDIFGADFCNPPLTTIASPIEQAGRVAVSMLLSQLNPIYGGVSRKLAVMPTHLTVRASTGPAPVSAPVAQPPQKPQQA
- a CDS encoding extracellular solute-binding protein, which encodes MKFASTTGLAALITAAALALTACGSGSDSSGGSGNSGGAVDGKGKTLSVLNGVLSQYPEEQKQWQSDIAAKFKAQTGADVKFETFASANDELTRIQTSVVSGQGPDIYGLGTTFTPTAFATKAFVTLSDDDWKKVGGKDRFNQAALGISGPDKDHLAGIPFVSRPFVMAYNKDLLAAAGIDKPATSWDELAVQAKKMTKDGTFGLATGYKDNFDPWKFIWAMSVQAGNPLVDGKNLKLDDPTVKKAYETYFGWLTNDKIVDPASVGWSNSNAVAAFASGKAGYLMMTTSSSIPTLDKSAVAGKYAYTLMPTTAPGESSPKGDGANAASILSGDNLVVADYSRQKDLAFAYIKLITSTEEQLNYQKTFGDLPANAEALKSLTDPKLKPIADAAAKSKATPFTGAWGDIQLALLNVTVQSIPDLSKGSLDEAGLESRIKDSQTKGQASLDRASKG
- a CDS encoding carbohydrate ABC transporter permease — protein: MSISAATARRSSDTDVFRPGSTRQHEVTRLLPRPLLAIILVFLGALVLVPVLYIFLASVNSDIGVARGEFWPSSVTFENYSSIWTSVGLATGLANSVLVAGSTAIVSAALSVSTAFVLVRYSFRGRLTILRGLLALQSVPGTLMVLPVFVLFSSASTYLGIQVIGTQWGLFVTYLTFAMPFSTWVMVTYLRGLPKELEEAARIDGASNLGVLFRIVLPLSWPGIVVSGIFAFLLGWNDVLFASVMTRPESQTAAVALQIFGASQEGGAIPYYGQMMAAALVCAAPVVILYLIFQRYLVGGLTAGGVK